The window TGTGTGGATTGCCACCTCGCGAAGGATTGGACGGACAAAGTATCGTTCCCTTGTTAAAAGATCCTCAAATAAAATGGGAACGGCCTGCGCTCACAACCTTTGGTTATAAAAACCATACCGTTCGTACAGAGCGTTGGCGCTACATCCAATATAATGATGGTGGCGAGGAGCTTTATGACCACGACATTGATCCGAACGAATGGACGAACCTGGCTAATATCTCGAAATTCGATTCTATTAAAACTGAGTTAAAGAAATTAATTCCGACAATCAATATACGGTAATCGGATCTGCTTTAAAATACATTGATCTGTCATCGGCTTGTTGTTCTCATTTTCCATAGTCTAATGACGTTTCCCTATGACCGAGGTTTTTAATTCCGAGTACCCTTCCATCGAACATCTCCGCGAAAAGGCACGCAAGCGGATGCCTGGTTTTGCCAATGACTACCTTGAAGGCGGATGTTTTTCCGAAATAAATCTTCACCGTAATACAGCCGATATTCGTGAAATTCAACTGCGCCCGTTTTATCTTCGGGATTATCCGGGTAGTGATTTGAAAACCACGCTTTTTGGTAAAACGTACGATGCGCCCTTTGGCATTTGTCCCATTGGTCTTCAAGGTCTCATGTGGCCGCGAGCAACCGAGATTCTGGCTAAAGCGGCATTTGAGGAAAATATTCCTTTCACGCTAAGCACCGTTGCCACCGCCAGTATAGAAACGGTTGCTGAACTGACCGAAGGCAATTTTTGGTTTCAGCTTTATCATCCGGCCGAAGATCATTTGCGGGACAAGCTACTTGACCGGGCGGAGGCCGCAGGATGCAAAACCCTTATCATTCTCGCTGATACACCCACTTTGGGTTATCGTCCCAAAGAGATTCGTAACGGTCTCTCCATTCCACCGCGGATGTCACTGCGAAATATTCTGCAGATGACCGCCCATCCTTCATGGTCTTTTGGACAACTCGCAGCAGGGATACCAGAATTCAAGACGATGAAGCCGTATATGCCAAAGGGGCTAAATATGAAGCACCTGGGTCTCTTTATGAATAAAACCTTTTCGGGACGTCTGACGGTCGATCGGATCAAGGCCATCCGTGATCGCTGGAAAGGTAACCTGGTAGTGAAGGGAGTGGTTACCGATGAAGATGCTGCCAAAGTCGTTGAGCTTGGTCTCGATGGTATTATCGCGTCCAATCACGGAGGACGTCAGCTAGACGCCGGTCAATCGACGATCAAGCCGATGACGGAGCTCGCCAAGACCTATGGTGATAAAATCACCATGATGATTGATAGTGGTTTGCGTTCCGGTTCAGACGTTGCGTGCGCTATGGCAAGCGGAGCGAAGTTCACTTTTATGGGACGCTCGTTCATGTATGGAGTTTGTGCACTAGGCAAGCACGGTGGACATCATACAATCACCTTGATGAAACGTCAGCTTCAACAAGTCATGGAGCAAATCGGCTGTGAACAGGTAAAAGACTTTCCCAAACATCTCATCGAGCAATGAGGAATAATCAGTAACCTCCATCACGCTTTTGACTCTTCGTCTCACAGTGTTTATCGAACCCCAACTTTCCACCTTATGAAACGCGTTCTTTGTTTTGGTGATTCCAATACGTGGGGATTTTTAATCGGTAGCGACTGTGAGCGCATGCCTGCGGATGTGCGATGGCCTGGCGTGATGCAGGCAGAACTTGGCAATGAGTTTCTAGTCATCGAGGAAGCACAGAATGGTCGAACCACGATGTGGGATGATCCGTGTGAACCAACCGATAAAAACGGATTGCGACACCTGCCTGTCATACTGGAATCACAAGCGCCGGTTGATTTGGTTATTTTGATGTTGGGGACAAACGACTTGAAGAATCATCTTAATCAAAATGCTCATTCCATTGCGCATAGCTGTGGTGTCCTGATTGATCGAATTCTTGAAAGCACATCCGGCCCGAATAAAACTGCACCGAAAGTTTTGCTTATTGCTCCGGTGCCTGTTTCGGTAGGGTATTGTCCCTTTGGCCACCTGTTTGATGATGGAGCTGAAAAATCGACGGGCTTTAAGAAAGCCTATTCTGAAGTCGCAGCTGATCGAGGTATTCCATTTTTGAACGCGGGAGACTATGCACGTTGCCCAGCTCCCGATACGATTCATATCGATGCAGAGGGTTGTGCAAATCTTGGACTGGCTGTGGCAGAAAAGGTCCGGAAAATCTTCTCAAACACCTAGACATTTTAATTTCTAAAACCAAAAACTACCCCATGAACTACCGATTCTTTATTTCTATCGCAGGCTTTGCGGCTGCTCTGCTTGTCGGCTGCACGCTTGCCGAAAAACCTCAGGAAACGAAAACATCTCCCAATGTAATCTTCTTTTTGGTCGATGACCTGGGATGGACCGATGTGGGCTCTTTTGGTAGTAGTTTTTATGAGACGCCAAACATAGATCAGTTCGCTGCCGAGGGAGTTAAGTTTACTAACGCCTATGCTGCATGTCATGTGTGTTCACCGACACGTTCCAGTATTTTAACAGGTAAATATCCTGCGAGAAATAAGATGACCGATTGGATCCCAGGCCGCCGTGACTTTCCTTTCCAGAAATACTTAAATGTTAAGACAGGGCAGTTCTTGCCCTATGAAGAAACAACCATTGCCGAGACCTTGAAAACTCACGGCTATGCCACAAAAGCGATTGGTAAATGGCATTTGGGTACCAACCCTAACACGCCTGATAAACATGGGTTCGATGAACATGTTCCTCGGAATTGGCCGAGGGGAGCACCCAATGGGACGTTTTATGCTCCTTATGAATTGGAAGGCTTGGAAGATGCACCGGAAGGTGAATACCTGACTGATCGGCTGACCGATGAAGCTCTCGAGTTTATCGGACGTGATAGGGACAATCCCTTTTTTCTTTATATGGCGCATTTTGCCGTGCACGATCCGATTCATGGACGTCCTGATCTGGTTGAGAAATACGAAGCTAAGCTGAAAGCGAATCCAACAACTGGAGACACGCCTTTTGTGCTAGAACAGAATCCGGATGTTGCAGAACCGCTAAGCCGCGATTATTTGGATACCGCAATCCAGCAAGATGCCTTTGCGGGATATGGAGTGCTTCCTGAAAGAACGGTGAAAATAAAACAGTACCAGGATAATACCCAGTTCGCCGGTATGGTGGAAGCGGTTGACCAGAGTCTTGGTCGTATCCTTGCAAAACTCAAGAGCATGGGAATCGACGACAACACCCTCGTTATCTTCTTCGCCGACAATGGTGGCATGGCAGGGATGAATGTGGGGAACCCCGAGAGAACCGTTCCAGAAAGTCAATTGGACAGAGCTTTCTCCAGTTCGAATTTACCTCTTCGTGGTGCCAAGGGCTGGCTCTACGAAGGAGGCATTCGTGTGCCATGTATTGTAAAGTGGCCCGGGCAAGGAGAGCAGGGGACCGTTTCGGAAGAACCAATCATAAGTACCGACTTTTATCCTACCATTCTCGAAATGGCTGGATTGCCGTTGATTGAAGAACAGCATCAAGATGGGGTTAGTATTGCTCCTCTGGTTAAAGGAAAAGGCACCTTCGACCGGGACGCCATCTATTGGCACTTTCCTCATTACAGCAACCACGGCATGCAACCTCCCGGCGGAGCCATCCGAAGCGGCGACTATAAACTGCTGGAGTATTTCGAAAATTACACCGTGCAGCTGTTTAACCTGAAAGACGATATTGGTGAACAAAATGACTTATCGAAAGCTATGCCGGAAAAAGTGAATGAGCTACGTAACAAATTACACGCCTGGCGAACTTCTCTCGATGCGGAGATGCCCGAGCCGAACCCGGATTATTCACCCAATGCGGGGCTATGATTTATCGTCGGGAGATCGGTGGGGGTAAGAATTAGGGAATCTGGTTTTAGGGTGTGATTGTTTTTCACTTCGTTGTCGGTCAAGACCTCGGTGCAATTGATGTCAGAAACGAAAGGGTGGCCAAAGTGTAGCAAATTTATTCGCGACTCTTATTTCAAAAACCATCGGGTCGGGACTAAAGTTGCTTACAAAAGGAGGGTGGTGACGAGTGGAATGAAACTCATGGTTCTTCCTCCATCAACTCCCCGAACAATCGGACAAACTTTCGATCAGAGTCGTTTAATAATACTGTTGTTTCGATCAACCAGGCATCGCCCAGATTTTCGATGATCTGATCCGTTACTCCATCGCGGTTCCAAGTAGCGAGTTCAGGCGACGCTCGTGCTATCAGGGAGCTATCCGGAGCGTTTTTAGACCGTCTATACCGTATTGTTAGAATTTGTCTGTCGTTGGCTATTCTCATGGGTACCCCATTGTCGGCTTCTTGCACATGCGGATTAAGGTTCATCAAATATTCCATCAGTGTCTCCAGGCCGTCGCCATCAAGGTCGGCGTTTGGGCCCCAGTGCGTTGTTTCTTTTTCCGGGTCGTCAAGATCGGCGGCAGTAAACTGTCTCGATTGCCAAGCTTCGAAGGAGTCGGGTAAACTTAGAATTTGAAGTGTGTTTGTCTCGGCGAATGCGAATGCGATCTCTCCACCTCCTGCAACGTAAATCCTTCCGTCGGTGGCGACGGGGTAAATACCGTGTCGTGCCAAAGGTAAGGGAATACCGGAACGCCAGGTGTTTGTTCCTGGATTGTAGATGTCCACGCGGTCATGAAGTAGTGGTGTTCCTCCTTCACCGCCGATGACATAAAATTCTCCGAGAATAAATGGTGCGCTTCCCATGCCCCCGCGGCCAAGCGGGAGCGGTGCGAGGGTGCCATCCGGAAGATGACTCGACTTCCATTGGTTCGTCGCGGGATCGTATACTTGCGTTGAGTTTCCCGGACCGCCACTTCGTCCGCCGAAAACCCAAAAACGTTTTCCGTCCGTTCCGCTGGCGGCGTGATTGTGTCCGTGAGGCATCGGCGCCAGGGTTGTCCACGAATCTTCTCCGGGATTGTATTTTGCAACATTGTCAACCGAACCAACGCCGGGAACAGAGCCTCCGGCGACATAAATTTCACCGTTAATCACGCATGAGCCAGTGGACGATGCTGGCCAAGGCATGTCGGCTCCCAGACTCCAGTTGTTTGATTCTGGATCGTAAATCTGCACCATCCCCTCTGCACCAGCGCCGCCACCAATTAGGTAGAGTTTTCCTCCCAGAGCTTGAGCTGCATGGTGATGGCCTGATTGCGGACGTGGTGCTATTGCATCGGAGGGCGCCCAGGTTTCAGATGTCAAATCGAAGACGGCTAGGTCTGCTCCGCTGAAACCCGCGACGTAGAGTTTTCCCTCAACCACTGCAGCGCCTACCTCGCCCAAAGAAATCGGCATGAGTGGTCCCTGTCCCCAGCCCTCTTCGTGCGTTGCCTGAACAGCGGTTTCGCCAAAGAGTATCGAAATGGCGCTAGCTGCGCAAATAATGAACTTCCGAACCATAAACCAAATTGATCAATCGAGACTTGTGGTGCAACCAATCACTTGCGTGATTTATGTAGATGTAGTGACCTAACTCACAAAGTGTAGAATGCGAATGGAGCGATCGGTTGAAGCACGTCGGCGACCAGTCCACCGAGGGTGCACAGCCAAGCCGAAACCATGAGGCTGGTTTTACGAATGTTCTGATTTGATATCCTCTCGACGAAAGCACAGTTACTATTGTCTTCCCTTATGATCTCGCTGGAGGATTCCCCACTTGACCGACTTCGTTCCAAGGTCTAAGGATTGCTGCTTCTTCCCCAATGAATCCAACGTACCGGTTCGATGTAGATCAATGATTAGGTTGGAGCGGTCTGGAATTGGATCAAAAACTGATGTCTTTTAAATCTTGCACCCTTTGATAACTGGCAAAATGAGTTTGATGCTTCAGCATCCAGTCTACCGCCTGGGAATCTGCCTGCTTGGATTCACTATTACTATTGCCGACGGGAAGGTTGATTTCGATCAGGACATTCGCCCGATTCTTTCAGATAATTGTTTCAAGTGCCATGGACCCGATGCCGCGCAAAGAGAAGCCGATCTTAGGCTGGATACGAGATCAGGTTTGTTTGCCGACCTGGACGACTACAGGGTTGTGGCTCCAGGTGACTTGGAGAAGAGCGAACTCTTTTATCGAATCTCCCATGAGAATCCGGAAGAGCGTATGCCTCCTAAGGATGCGGATAGGCATTTGGAAGACAGCGAAATTGCCCTCATCAAATCCTGGATTTCAGAAGGCGCCATCTGGGAACAGCATTGGTCACTCGTTCCACCGGTGCGTCCTGATACGCCTTCGGTTTCTGATGCTCGCTGGGTTAATAATCCGATCGATGCATTTGTTTTGGCGCGACTGGACTTGGAGGGTCTGAAACCTTCACCGAGAGCTGATCAGCGTATACTGGCACGGCGAATACATTTCGATATCACAGGGCTTCCTCCGACTCCGGATGACGTAAAACGTTTTCTGAATGCTTCGGTTAAACAGACCGCAGAACACTTGTTTACATCCCCGGCCTATGGAGAAAAAATGGGCATTCGCTGGTTGGATGCGGCGCGTTACGCTGACACCAGTGGTTATCAAAACGACGGATGGCGGGAAATGTGGCGTTGGCGCGACTGGGTGATTGAAGCTTACAATTCCAATATGCCCTTTGATGAGTTCACGATACATCAGCTTGCTGGCGACTTATTGCCGAAACCAACTATGGACCAATTGATCGCCACCGGATTTAATAGGAATCACCGGGGAAACGCAGAGGGCGGAATCGTACCTGAGGAGTTTCAGGTGGAGTATGTCGTAGATCGTGTGGATACCACTTTCACGATTTGGCAGGGCATGACGATGGCATGTGCCCGCTGCCACAATCACAAGTATGATCCCATTTCCCAGCGCGATTACTATCAGCTGTTTGCTATGTTTAATAACCTGCCCGAAAACGGTAGAGCGTGGAAGGAAGGCAATTCGGAGCCGTGGTTAAAAGCTCCAACGCGTTCTCAGGAAGACCAGTTGGCTGATTTGAAAACTGCGGAATCCAAAGCGCGAAAGGCTTGGGATAAAACCAGGAAGGGTTTGGATCGAACTTTTTCTAGTTGGGAATCGCAGGCTGTTGATTTGCCTGAGAACTGGACGGTAGATTCCGGTTTGGTTTTCAAAGAAACAGGAGTTGGCTTGACTGGTCAGGAATTTGAAAAGGAAGGGAAGTTTGGGTACTTTGACAAATTCTCGTTTGGTGCCCGACTAAAGGTGGAGACCTTGAAAGAGGGGACCATCCTGTCCCGAATGGTTCCCGTGCCGGAAGGGAAAGGACACAATCTTCACCTAACCGAAAAAGGAACGATACAGGCAAATTTCGTTCAACGCTGGCTGGATGATTCTGTGAAGGTTGAAACACTTGATCCGATTCCAAGCGGGGAGTGGGTGCACGTGTTTGTGACCTATGGAGGAACACGCAAGGCGAGTGACATAAAGCTCTATATCAATGGAGTGTCGGTGCCACATAAGGCCAATTATGATTTTCTGAACCAGAACTTTGACTCTGATGAACCACTGCGGATTGGATCTGGCATGGTGGACTTCAATGGCCAGATCGATGACGTTCGCTATTATGATCGGGCACTGACTGAGGAAGAGATCAGAGTAATCTTTGAAACAACTTCTCTTAAAAGTATCCTATCGCTTTCGGAGTCCGAACGCAGCAAATCGCAATCTTCGAAGCTCAAACACTATTTTCTTAATGAGGGTGGACCTGCCAAACTGACGCAGACCTACAGCAATTGGAAAACGGCTAGGGCAGGACTCACCGAATTTGAGGAGGCGATTCCTACGGTAATGGTCATGCGCGACGAGATGCCGCGGCAAACGCATATTCTTAAGCGTGGCATTTATGATCAGCCCGGAGACCCGGTTGAACCTGGAGTTCCTTCGTCACTTCCTCCTTTACCCGACGATTTTCCGAGGAACCGACTGGGTCTGGCCAAATGGCTTGTTTCTGGAAATAACCCGCTCACGGCGCGAGTAGCGATTAATCGTATCTGGCGCGACTTGTTCGGAACGGGCCTGGTCAAAACGACCGAAGATTTTGGGGTCCAGGGAGAGCGGCCCAGTCATCCTGAGTTACTTGACTGGTTGGCGGTCGAATTTGTGGAATCGGGGTGGGACATCCAACATATGCTGACTTTCATTGTTAGCAGCAACACCTACCAACAGTCTTCGCGCGTTGATGAAAGTGAACGTGCCCGCGATCCGGAAAACCGTCTGCTGGCCCGTGGTCCGCGGTTTCGTTTGCCGGCAGAGATGATCCGCGATCAAGCGCTGGCAGCGAGCGGATTACTGCATAAGCAGATTGGAGGTCCAAGTGTAAAGACCTACCAGCCCGACGGACTATGGGCCGACTTCGCTTCTGATTCAAACTATGTCCTGGCCACTGGAAATGATTTGTACCGACGTAGCTTGTACACCTACTGGAAGCGAACGGTGCCTCCTCCCATGATGACCAATTTTGACGCCGCCGGAAGAGAAGCGTGCGATGAAGCACTTCGTAGAACCAACACACCTCTCCAGGCGCTCAATCTGATGAACGATGTAACCTTTGTAGAGGCGGCCCGTGTTATGGCTCAAGGATTATTAATGAATATCAAGGGAGATAATGAAATTCTTAATCGAGCCTATCAGCAATTGCTGGGACGATTGCCGGAAGCGAACGAGGCAAACATTTTACTCAAAAGTAAAATGGACTATCAAAAGCGATATTCGGATGATCAGGTCGCAGCAAAATCATTGATTAGTTACGGTGAATGGTCCGTCGACGAAACCATCTCCGTGGCTGAACTGGCCAGCTGGACTATGATTTGCAGCACACTGCTGAATCTCGATGAAACTGTGACGAAAGAATGACTTTGTAGAATGAAAAAACTAACTCGAAGAGATTTTATGAGTGGAATGGCCGGTGGCATTGGCACCATGGCCCTGGGTAATTTATTGGGTATCGAGCCAAGTCTGCCTCCACGTGTAAAACGCGTTATCTTCCTTTTTCAGTCCGGTGGCCCTTCTCAAATGGATCTCTTCGACCATAAACCTGAGTTGCAGAAGATACGAGCGACTGAGCTGCCCGATTCGATCCGACAGGGACAACGTTTTACCGGCATGACAGCTACCCAGTCGAATTTTCCGGTGGTTCCAAGCATGTTCAATTTTGCACGTCATGGCCAATCTCAAGCCTGGGTCAGTGACTTACTTCCGCACACGGCGAAGATTGTGGATGATTTATGTTTCATCCGCACGATGAAAACGGAGGCGATCAATCACGACCCGGCCATTACGTTTTTTCAAACGGGATTCCAGCTTGCGGGTCGCCCGAGTATTGGCTCGTGGTTATCCTATGGATTAGGAAGCGAAAACAAAGACCTGCCAGCGTTTATTGCCCTGATTTCGGGCAATGGAGGACAACCGCTTTATGACCGGTTATGGGGAAGCGGTTTTTTGCCTTCAAAATTTCAGGGAGTAAAATTCCGTTCCACCAAGGACCCGGTTCTATACTTGTCGAATCCTGAGGGCGTTGATGCTCAAACCCGGCGTCGTATGATCGACGACGTGGCGCAGCTCAACGAAATGCGTTTCAAAGAATTCGGGGATCCGGAGATCCAAACGCGTATCGCTCAATACGAGATGGCTTACCGAATGCAGTCCTCGGTTCCGGAGTTGACTGACGTCACATCTGAACCGGACCATGTTTTCGACCTCTACGGAGAGGATGCAAGGAAACCGGGAACCTATGCCTATAATTGCCTGATGGCGCGGCGCATGTCGGAGAGAGGCGTTCGCTTCGTTCAATTGTTTCATCGCGGCTGGGATAACCATACCGAGCTTCCTGAAAAGATACGTACCCAGTGTAAAGATACCGACCAGGCATCTGCAGCTCTTGTAACCGATTTAAAACAACGTGGTATGTTGGACGACACACTGGTTGTTTGGGGTGGAGAGTTTGGCCGCACCGTTTATTGTCAGGGTCGATTGACGACCGATGACTATGGGCGTGATCATCACCCTCGGTGTTTCACCATTTGGATGGCGGGTGGGGGAGTAAAACCCGGATTCACCTACGGAACCACCGACGATTTCAGTTACAACACCATCGAAAATCCAGTCGATGTCCACGACCTGCATGCCACGATCCTCCACCAGCTCGGCATCGATCACACTCAACTCACATACAAATTCCAGGGAAGACATTATCGTCTGACCGACGTGCATGGGAATGTGGTGAAGGAAATCCTTTCCTAACGAAATTGTATTAACGGCTCAAACCGGAAGATATAAGAAAGGATCCATCCTGCAGTTAAGACTTCGCTGTGAGTCGGTGGTAATTCATGAATATTTGGATGGCGCCCCCCTTCCTTCTTCCTGCCTGTCGCCGAGATCCGGCCGGGTCAGGGCGGCTTCCTTCCAAAAAAACTTTGCCATTGTCATGACTGGTTGGATCGCCTGGCTCTTGTTTCGCACTACCGAGTAAATTCTGACGACACCTCTTCAAGTGACTCTTGCCGCGTTGAAAAACATATTTCAGATACCACTCAGGGTAATCCACCTTGATTACGAATCCCCTTGTCAACCCCCGTTCGGCCTGCAGCACTTTCTGAATCCACGTTTTCATCAATGCTAACACAACATGATTCTGAATCATGTTTTTCAAGGAAATTGGCGTTGATAAATCTCCGCATACAATCATCCTTTGACTTGATCATGAGCTACTTAACAAACTCATTCTTCAAATCGAGGATATTTTTCCCATTAAAATAATCACGTATACCAATAGTTGGAAAGAATATGAAAAACCTCAGATACATTTTACTGGTCTTAGTTTTTGCTGCTACAATACCCTTGCTGGAAGCGGAAAACACAAAGAAAGACTCATTCGTGAAGATCACTGAACTCACAATAAATAACATATTCAAGGCGACACTACTCAGATACAGGATAGATACTGGTTCATACCTGAGCACGAAAGAAGGACTGAAGGCGTTACTCGAAAATCCGGGTACCGACAGATGGCGAGGTCCTTACCTCAGATCATATGACGATTGCCATGATGTATGGGGAAACGAACTAATTTATAGATACCCTAGCACAAGAGATCCAAAAATATTTGATCTGTATTCGCTTGGCCCTGATGGGAAAAAAAAGCGGAGACGACATCTACAACGAAATTTTAAAGAAATAATCTCAACAAGGCGCTTATCGTAACTCCGTAGGCTTCGCCGACTCCGTTCGATAGCTTAGCGTTGGAAAAAAGAATTTTAACCACTGATCAACTTAGAGCAGCAAAGCCGCAACCAAAGTTTAACCTAACCACAGATTGCTCAGATAGACACAGATTTTGTAGGGATTCCTTAACCACGAATGGACCAATTGACACGAATCAGAAGGTAGGGACTGATCGCCAAACTGTCCGATATCCTGAAAGATTGGTTCATCGAATTTCATTCACCATCCAAGATACCAAGCTGGGGCTTCCGCCTCCTAAGACATGCGGCGCGACGTATCCGCCTCCTTCAAATACTGCGAGACAGGTGGCGTTCCCGGGGGAATACAGTTTCGGATTTCGGGTCTGATTCTTTGACTGAATAAATGATTCCGTACCCATGATTCTGTTATAAAGAAATGCTTTCAGCTTTTTGCGTAATTTAGCGCATTTCGTAGTTAAGCATTTTTCTTCGAACTTATTTTATTACCAGCTATTCGCGAGGTCACCGTGATTGGTTGAAATATGAAAACGTTGCTTTAAAAACAAGATTCCACCGGATAGTAGTGCAGATTCACACTGATCCATGAAATGGGTAGGCCATATAAATTTAACCGTCATCAGTGTCATCGGTGTTTGAAAAAAAAAGAAGAGAAAGAATAAATCAGGATCCTAAATCTTGTTTGCGTCGAACCATCTAGATCTCCACTACTGAAAGATAGATTTCCCCCATGACCATGACCCATTCTCGCAGATCTCGCCATAGTTCTTCAACGACGGCGGAAGATCAACACCCCAACTCCAACCAGACGCTGCTTCAAATCCAGACTCGCGGGTTTTGGTGTCAGGCATTGTGCCTTCTGCGTTTTTTGTGGTTTCCACCTCTTACTTCCTACCTCTGGATTGGAGAGCTTAGCGTTGGAGAACTGTATACCAACCACACGCATGATGTACACAGATACGATCCGGATAATTCGAAAAGAAAATATCAGTGTCTATGCAAGGGAAACATTAAAACGCTCAATGTTCATTTCTCATAATCCTATTCAAATCATGATGGCCTGATTTATCTGCTTTTGTAAGCGATGAGGTACTCGATTGTTCTGAGGTAGGCAGTGTCGCCGTCGAAGATAGGAGTACTGCGGTTCTCTCCCAGGTCGAAGCGGGCGTGCTCCTTATATGTTGGGCCTGGTTGGATGAATACTGCGAGTCCGTTTTCTTCTCCTACCAACAGTTTGTCACCGACCAGCGTTACTCCGGTGAATGCCCTGCCTTTCATGCCGTCGATTTTTTTAGAAAAAAGAAGCTCTCCAGTGGCGGCATCCAGTGCCTGGAATTCGTTGCCCATGGAGATGATGTAAGTGATGCCTTGATGCGTAACAGGTGAGGCGTAATACCGTTCTTTGGAGACTTCCGAGTACCAGACTTGGGTAAGTCCGGTTTTTTCCAATGCTTTCTTGGTGCTTGGAATCTCCATACAATAGGCATCGCCCTGTATGCCGGCTGCGCCATGAACCACGTAAACCCGGTTTCCTCCGACGAATGGAGTGTTGAAGAATGCGAATTTCTTTTCAGGAATGTCCCA is drawn from Verrucomicrobiota bacterium and contains these coding sequences:
- a CDS encoding DUF1501 domain-containing protein yields the protein MKKLTRRDFMSGMAGGIGTMALGNLLGIEPSLPPRVKRVIFLFQSGGPSQMDLFDHKPELQKIRATELPDSIRQGQRFTGMTATQSNFPVVPSMFNFARHGQSQAWVSDLLPHTAKIVDDLCFIRTMKTEAINHDPAITFFQTGFQLAGRPSIGSWLSYGLGSENKDLPAFIALISGNGGQPLYDRLWGSGFLPSKFQGVKFRSTKDPVLYLSNPEGVDAQTRRRMIDDVAQLNEMRFKEFGDPEIQTRIAQYEMAYRMQSSVPELTDVTSEPDHVFDLYGEDARKPGTYAYNCLMARRMSERGVRFVQLFHRGWDNHTELPEKIRTQCKDTDQASAALVTDLKQRGMLDDTLVVWGGEFGRTVYCQGRLTTDDYGRDHHPRCFTIWMAGGGVKPGFTYGTTDDFSYNTIENPVDVHDLHATILHQLGIDHTQLTYKFQGRHYRLTDVHGNVVKEILS
- a CDS encoding DUF4976 domain-containing protein, with product CGLPPREGLDGQSIVPLLKDPQIKWERPALTTFGYKNHTVRTERWRYIQYNDGGEELYDHDIDPNEWTNLANISKFDSIKTELKKLIPTINIR
- a CDS encoding sulfatase, encoding MNYRFFISIAGFAAALLVGCTLAEKPQETKTSPNVIFFLVDDLGWTDVGSFGSSFYETPNIDQFAAEGVKFTNAYAACHVCSPTRSSILTGKYPARNKMTDWIPGRRDFPFQKYLNVKTGQFLPYEETTIAETLKTHGYATKAIGKWHLGTNPNTPDKHGFDEHVPRNWPRGAPNGTFYAPYELEGLEDAPEGEYLTDRLTDEALEFIGRDRDNPFFLYMAHFAVHDPIHGRPDLVEKYEAKLKANPTTGDTPFVLEQNPDVAEPLSRDYLDTAIQQDAFAGYGVLPERTVKIKQYQDNTQFAGMVEAVDQSLGRILAKLKSMGIDDNTLVIFFADNGGMAGMNVGNPERTVPESQLDRAFSSSNLPLRGAKGWLYEGGIRVPCIVKWPGQGEQGTVSEEPIISTDFYPTILEMAGLPLIEEQHQDGVSIAPLVKGKGTFDRDAIYWHFPHYSNHGMQPPGGAIRSGDYKLLEYFENYTVQLFNLKDDIGEQNDLSKAMPEKVNELRNKLHAWRTSLDAEMPEPNPDYSPNAGL
- a CDS encoding DUF1553 domain-containing protein, with the protein product MITGKMSLMLQHPVYRLGICLLGFTITIADGKVDFDQDIRPILSDNCFKCHGPDAAQREADLRLDTRSGLFADLDDYRVVAPGDLEKSELFYRISHENPEERMPPKDADRHLEDSEIALIKSWISEGAIWEQHWSLVPPVRPDTPSVSDARWVNNPIDAFVLARLDLEGLKPSPRADQRILARRIHFDITGLPPTPDDVKRFLNASVKQTAEHLFTSPAYGEKMGIRWLDAARYADTSGYQNDGWREMWRWRDWVIEAYNSNMPFDEFTIHQLAGDLLPKPTMDQLIATGFNRNHRGNAEGGIVPEEFQVEYVVDRVDTTFTIWQGMTMACARCHNHKYDPISQRDYYQLFAMFNNLPENGRAWKEGNSEPWLKAPTRSQEDQLADLKTAESKARKAWDKTRKGLDRTFSSWESQAVDLPENWTVDSGLVFKETGVGLTGQEFEKEGKFGYFDKFSFGARLKVETLKEGTILSRMVPVPEGKGHNLHLTEKGTIQANFVQRWLDDSVKVETLDPIPSGEWVHVFVTYGGTRKASDIKLYINGVSVPHKANYDFLNQNFDSDEPLRIGSGMVDFNGQIDDVRYYDRALTEEEIRVIFETTSLKSILSLSESERSKSQSSKLKHYFLNEGGPAKLTQTYSNWKTARAGLTEFEEAIPTVMVMRDEMPRQTHILKRGIYDQPGDPVEPGVPSSLPPLPDDFPRNRLGLAKWLVSGNNPLTARVAINRIWRDLFGTGLVKTTEDFGVQGERPSHPELLDWLAVEFVESGWDIQHMLTFIVSSNTYQQSSRVDESERARDPENRLLARGPRFRLPAEMIRDQALAASGLLHKQIGGPSVKTYQPDGLWADFASDSNYVLATGNDLYRRSLYTYWKRTVPPPMMTNFDAAGREACDEALRRTNTPLQALNLMNDVTFVEAARVMAQGLLMNIKGDNEILNRAYQQLLGRLPEANEANILLKSKMDYQKRYSDDQVAAKSLISYGEWSVDETISVAELASWTMICSTLLNLDETVTKE
- a CDS encoding alpha-hydroxy acid oxidase, with product MTEVFNSEYPSIEHLREKARKRMPGFANDYLEGGCFSEINLHRNTADIREIQLRPFYLRDYPGSDLKTTLFGKTYDAPFGICPIGLQGLMWPRATEILAKAAFEENIPFTLSTVATASIETVAELTEGNFWFQLYHPAEDHLRDKLLDRAEAAGCKTLIILADTPTLGYRPKEIRNGLSIPPRMSLRNILQMTAHPSWSFGQLAAGIPEFKTMKPYMPKGLNMKHLGLFMNKTFSGRLTVDRIKAIRDRWKGNLVVKGVVTDEDAAKVVELGLDGIIASNHGGRQLDAGQSTIKPMTELAKTYGDKITMMIDSGLRSGSDVACAMASGAKFTFMGRSFMYGVCALGKHGGHHTITLMKRQLQQVMEQIGCEQVKDFPKHLIEQ
- a CDS encoding SGNH/GDSL hydrolase family protein; this translates as MKRVLCFGDSNTWGFLIGSDCERMPADVRWPGVMQAELGNEFLVIEEAQNGRTTMWDDPCEPTDKNGLRHLPVILESQAPVDLVILMLGTNDLKNHLNQNAHSIAHSCGVLIDRILESTSGPNKTAPKVLLIAPVPVSVGYCPFGHLFDDGAEKSTGFKKAYSEVAADRGIPFLNAGDYARCPAPDTIHIDAEGCANLGLAVAEKVRKIFSNT